A single Deferribacterota bacterium DNA region contains:
- a CDS encoding ABC transporter ATP-binding protein, which translates to MLSAKNIHKYYGGQHVLKGIDLYIKKGEFLCIMGRSGSGKTTLLNILAGMDSPDVGSITIENKKLNFANDLEMTKYRRKKLGFIFQFFNLLDNLSLFENVRIPLLLNKNYNKNYVFEVLERVGLKGLENKLPAQLSGGEKQRAAIARAIIHKPHIIFADEPTGSLDSETSNQILSLLKGLHSESKVTIILVTHDDEVASWSKRILYLSDGVLE; encoded by the coding sequence ATGTTGAGCGCAAAGAATATACATAAATATTATGGAGGCCAACATGTCTTAAAGGGAATAGATTTATACATTAAAAAAGGGGAATTCCTATGCATTATGGGCAGATCTGGAAGTGGCAAGACAACTTTGTTAAATATTTTAGCAGGTATGGATAGCCCAGATGTTGGCAGCATAACAATTGAAAATAAAAAATTAAATTTTGCTAATGATTTAGAGATGACTAAATATAGGCGTAAAAAGCTGGGTTTTATCTTCCAGTTTTTTAATTTATTAGATAATCTATCTCTTTTTGAAAATGTGAGAATACCGCTTTTATTAAATAAGAACTATAATAAAAACTATGTCTTTGAAGTATTAGAGAGGGTTGGTTTAAAAGGTTTAGAGAATAAATTACCTGCCCAGCTTTCTGGTGGTGAAAAACAAAGAGCTGCAATTGCAAGAGCGATAATACATAAACCCCATATTATATTTGCTGATGAACCAACGGGTAGCCTTGATAGTGAGACAAGTAATCAAATTTTAAGTTTACTAAAAGGTTTACACAGTGAGTCAAAGGTTACAATAATTTTGGTAACCCATGATGATGAAGTTGCAAGTTGGTCTAAGCGCATACTCTATCTAAGTGATGGGGTGTTAGAATAG